Proteins from a single region of Trichoderma asperellum chromosome 3, complete sequence:
- a CDS encoding uncharacterized protein (BUSCO:EOG092D2SHG~TransMembrane:2 (i119-141o161-181i)): protein MSHDQSPEQTQPSSADHASSPYRLASVADSPMPSIAGGLTPLHRWTLSASDSQFNAISGAIGGFTSGVVTCPLDVIKTKLQAQGGLTLVDKGRHVGHPKLYNGLIGTAKVILREEGIRGLYRGLGPIVLGYLPTWAVWFTVYNKSKTFLHQYNDNPHIVSFWSSIVAGASSTVVTNPIWVIKTRLMSQSNPNVARGHHAFARPGNTPTARPILHDWHYRSTIDAARKMYSSEGLSSFYSGLTPALLGLTHVAVQFPTYEFLKTAFTGQGMGEVQEGEKAHWTGILSASILSKILASSATYPHEVIRTRLQTQRRPVAGETFLVDMAAPGAKVASGPKYRGVVMTFRTILYEEGWRAFYAGMGTNMMRAVPAATVTMLTYEYVMRELNKTKMQAQEIKRAQEGEP, encoded by the exons ATGTCTCACGACCAGTCCCCCGAACAAACTCAGCCTTCGTCTGCAGATCATGCGTCATCTCCCTATCGACTCGCCTCTGTTGCCGATTCTCCAATGCCCTCAATAGCCGGGGGTTTAACCCCGCTGCACCGATGGACACTCTCCGCCTCCGATTCCCAATTCAATGCCATATCAGGGGCTATTGGTGGCTTCACGTCTGGCGTTGTGACTTGTCCGCTTGATGTTATCAAGACCAAGCTGCAGGCCCAGGGCGGCCTTACCCTAGTAGACAAGGGCCGGCATGTCGGACATCCGAAATTGTATAATGGGCTGATAGGAACAGCCAAGGTCATCCTGCGTGAGGAAGGAATTCGGGGCCTGTACCGGGGCCTGGGGCCCATTGTGCTTGGATATTTGCCGACCTGGGCAGTGTGGTTTACCGTTTACAACAAGAGCAAGACGTTCTTACATCAGTATAACG ACAACCCACACATTGTGAGCTTTTGGTCATCCATCGTCGCTGGTGCGAGCAGCACCGTTGTAACGAACCCAATATGGGTTATCAAGACCCGACTGATGTCGCAGAGCAATCCGAACGTGGCTAGAGGCCACCACGCATTTGCTCGTCCTGGTAATACCCCGACAGCAAGGCCGATTCTCCACGACTGGCATTACCGATCGACGATTGATGCGGCGAGGAAGATGTATTCTTCCGAAGGCCTTTCTTCGTTTTACTCTGGTCTTACCCCTGCTCTTCTCGGCTTGACGCATGTTGCCGTTCAGTTCCCTACGTATGAATTTTTGAAGACAGCATTCACCGGGCAAGGTATGGGTGAAGTAcaggaaggagaaaaagcccACTGGACGGGCATTCTGTCTGCTTCCATTCTATCGAAAATCTTAGCCAGCAGTGCGACTTACCCGCACGAAGTCATTCGGACTAGGCTGCAAACCCAGAGACGGCCGGTTGCTGGCGAGACCTTCCTGGTAGATATGGCGGCACCAGGAGCCAAGGTAGCATCTGGACCGAAATATAGAGGGGTCGTCATGACATTCCGAACCATCCTCTATGAAGAAGGATGGAGGGCGTTCTACGCTGGAATGGGCACTAACATGATGCGAGCCGTCCCTGCTGCAACGGTGACAATGCTCACATACGAATACGTTATGAGGGAGCTGAACAAGACGAAGATGCAGGCTCAAGAGATAAAGCGGGCGCAGGAGGGAGAGCCTTGA
- a CDS encoding uncharacterized protein (EggNog:ENOG41), protein MAPPAKTFTREEVRNHTSEDSLWCVIDHVVYDLTDFVDAHPGGESVLKQIAGQDATSAFYNLHRHEVLSRYEDLAIGTIEGEKPEVITPQPGDLSPVPYAEPLWLTPHFKSPYFKDSHHSLRKAIRIFTDEVVKPEALECEATGRHVSQEVIDKMSKSGVIHMRLGPGKHLHGVNLLNGAVKGEEFDYFHDMVMCQEMTRPMMRGFQDGNLAGMAIGLTAVLNFAREGPWKKKIVDEVFSGRKKLCLAITEAFAGSDVAGLRTTAEKTPDGKHYIVNGTKKWITNGVFCDYFVVGVRTGKALSVVLIERGEGVETKSIKTSYSTTAGTAYITFDNVKVPVENLLGEENKGIHVILSNFNHERWAMACSSIAASRFITEECLKWANQRIVFGKRLIDQPVIRQKLAKMIALVEANQSWLETITYQMCNMPYKQQAIHLAGPIGLLKMSITRVAHEVADEAVQIWGGRGLTQSGMGKYVEIFNRTYKFDAILGGAEEILGDLGVRQAMRNFPKAML, encoded by the exons ATGGCTCCCCCAGCAAAGACCTTCACCCGCGAAGAGGTCCGCAACCACACCTCCGAAGACTCCCTCTGGTGCGTCATCGACCACGTTGTCTACGACCTCACCGACTTCGTCGACGCCCACCCCGGCGGCGAGAGCGTGCTCAAGCAAATCGCCGGCCAGGACGCCACCTCAGCCTTCTACAACCTCCACCGCCACGAGGTCCTTTCCCGCTATGAAGACCTCGCCATCGGCACCATCGAGGGCGAGAAGCCCGAAGTCATCACCCCCCAGCCTGGCGACCTCAGCCCGGTCCCCTACGCCGAGCCCTTGTGGCTGACCCCTCACTTCAAGAGCCCTTACTTCAAGGACTCTCACCACTCGCTCCGCAAGGCCATCCGCATCTTCACCGACGAGGTCGTCAAGCCCGAGGCCCTCGAGTGCGAGGCCACTGGCCGCCATGTCAGCCAAGAAGTCATTGACAAGATGAGCAAATCCGGCGTCATCCACATGCGCCTCGGCCCCGGAAAGCATCTCCACGGTGTGAACCTCCTCAACGGCGCCGTCAAGGGCGAGGAATTTGACTACTTCCACGACATGGTCATGTGTCAGGAGATGACCCGCCCCATGATGCGAGGCTTCCAAGACGGCAACTTGGCCGGTATGGCGATTGGCCTCACAGCCGTGCTCAACTTTGCTCGCGAGGGcccgtggaagaagaagattgtcgATGAAGTCTTCAGCGGTAGAAAGAAGCTCTGCCTGGCCATCACCGAGGCCTTTGCCGGCTCTGACGTCGCCGGTCTTCGCACCACTGCCGAGAAGACGCCCGATGGAAAGCACTAC ATCGTCAATGGAACCAAGAAGTGGATCACCAACGGTGTCTTCTGCGACTACTTCGTCGTCGGTGTCCGCACCGGCAAAGCCCTCAGCGTGGTGCTCATCGAGCGCGGCGAGGGCGTCGAGACCAAGTCCATCAAGACCTCCTACTCTACCACCGCAGGAACCGCCTACATCACCTTTGATAACGTCAAGGTCCCCGTGGAGAACCTGCTTGGCGAGGAGAACAAGGGCATCCACGTCATCCTCAGCAACTTCAACCACGAGCGCTGGGCCATGGCCTGCAGCTCCATTGCCGCCTCGCGCTTCATCACCGAGGAGTGCTTGAAGTGGGCAAACCAGCGCATTGTCTTTGGCAAGCGTCTCATTGACCAGCCAGTCATTCGTCAAAA GCTTGCCAAGATGATTGCCCTCGTCGAGGCCAACCAGTCCTGGCTCGAGACAATTACATACCAAATGTGCAACATGCCCTACAAGCAGCAGGCCATCCACCTCGCCGGCCCCATCGGCCTGCTCAAGATGAGCATCACCCGCGTGGCCCACGAAGTCGCCGACGAAGCCGTCCAGATCTGGGGTGGCCGTGGCTTGACCCAGTCCGGCATGGGCAAGTACGTCGAGATTTTCAACCGGACGTACAAGTTCGATGCCATCCTTGGTGGCGCCGAGGAGATTCTCGGTGATTTGGGCGTGAGACAGGCGATGAGGAACTTCCCCAAGGCTATGCTGTAA
- the QCR7 gene encoding Cytochrome b-c1 complex subunit 7 (BUSCO:EOG092D4NC2), translating into MVSLAPYVLKRPWLTKMLTPAANWYASAAGYRQLGLRYDDLLEEENEAVQIALKRLSAKESYERVYRIRRSVQCSYTHKLLPKDQWTKPEEDVPYLRSILAQVEAELAEKDALDSMTVIKKH; encoded by the exons ATGGTCTCTCTCGCTCCTTACGTCTTGAAGCGGCCTTGGCTGACCAAGATGCTGACGCCCGCTGCCAATTGGTATGCTAGCGCTGCCGGCTACCGCCAGCTCGGTCTGAG ATACGACGATCTCCTCGAGGAAGAGAACGAAGCTGTCCAGATCGCCCTGAAGCGTCTGTCTGCCAAGGAGTCCTACGAGCGTGTCTACCGCATCCGTCGCTCCGTCCAGTGCAGCTACACCCACAAGCTGCTCCCCAAGGACCAGTGGACCAAGCCCGAGGAG GATGTCCCCTACCTGCGATCCATCCTGGCTCAAGTCGAGGCCGAGCTGGCCGAAAAGGACGCTCTGGACTCCATGACTGTCATCAAGAAGCActaa
- a CDS encoding uncharacterized protein (EggNog:ENOG41) gives MGPNWIHGTDDNPMLDLAKQTGTAVGTWDVASYVFNESGDLLPVTEGEKYSSLVWDIIQDAFVHSNKSSADIDEKLSLLDFFKEKVVEKIPESEDDFQKKREMVLKMSEMWGTFIGSPVGQQSLKFFWLEECIEGENLFCAGTYEKILQEVSRPALSSATIKLDSIVDKISCRTDPNDETRVQLKSGQTLAFDELVITCPLGWLKQNLAAFDPPLPSVLTKAIGSIGYGCLEKVYISFPKAFWLPAEGEGRRVHGFAQWIAPEYHAENARGWNQELVELASIAPEAAHPTLLFYIYGEQSEYLTAKVAEIDGQEKKDAFLLEFFKPYYSRLPQYSEGSADCQPVCCLATDWVRDELAGYGSYSNFQVGLSNGDEDIKTMRRGLPEHGLWLAGEHTAPFVALGTATGAYWSGESVGKRIVEAYDMPKQKESLDAAP, from the exons ATGGGACCCAACTGGATACACGGCACTGATGACAACCCTATGCTGGATCTGGCCAAACAAACGGGGACAGCCGTTGGAACTTGGGATGTAGCGTCTTACGTGTTTAACGAGTCTGGGGATTTGTTACCGGTaacagaaggagaaaaatacTCTTCCCTGGTGTGGGATATCATTCAAGATGCATTCGTGCATTCGAACAAATCCTCTGCAGATATCGACGAGAAACTTAGCTTGTTGGATTTCTTCAAAGAAAAGGTGGTGGAAAAGATACCCGAATCTGAGGACGATTtccagaaaaagagagaaatggtTTTGAAGATGTCTGAGATGTGGGGTACTTTTATCGGCAGCCCCGTTGGCCAACAGAGCTTGAAGTTCTTTTGGCTCGAGGAATGCATCGAAGGGG AGAATCTCTTTTGCGCCGGCACATACGAAAAAATCCTCCAAGAGGTTTCAAGACCAGCACTTTCTAGTGCCACCATCAAACTGGACTCCATCGTCGACAAGATATCGTGCCGGACAGATCCAAATGATGAGACTCGAGTGCAGCTGAAGAGCGGACAGACTTTGGCGTTTGACGAACTGGTTATCACATGTCCTCTAGGGTGGCTGAAACAAAATCTCGCCGCATTCGACCCTCCCCTGCCGTCGGTCCTAACAAAGGCGATTGGCTCCATTGGCTATGGGTGTCTTGAAAAG GTCTACATTAGCTTCCCCAAGGCATTCTGGCTCCCAGCCGAAGGCGAGGGCCGCAGAGTACATGGCTTTGCCCAATGGATAGCGCCCGAATATCACGCTGAGAATGCTCGCGGGTGGAATCAGGAATTGGTCGAGCTGGCCAGCATTGCACCTGAGGCAGCTCACCCAACGCTGCTCTTTTACATTTACGGCGAGCAGTCGGAGTACCTGACAGCCAAGGTGGCTGAGATTGAcggacaagagaagaaggacgctTTCCTGCTGGAATTCTTCAAACCTTATTACTCCAGGCTGCCGCAGTACTCCGAAGGCTCAGCAGACTGCCAGCCCGTCTGCTGTCTCGCAACCGATTGGGTGCGTGACGAGCTTGCCGGCTACGGTAGCTACAGTAATTTCCAGGTCGGCCTATCCAACGGAGATGAGGACATCAAAACTATGAGGCGCGGTCTGCCGGAACACGGCCTGTGGTTGGCGGGAGAACACACGGCGCCGTTTGTTGCGCTGGGGACGGCAACTGGGGCGTATTGGAGCGGCGAGTCGGTCGGGAAGAGGATCGTGGAGGCCTACGACATGCCGAAGCAGAAAGAGTCATTGGACGCAGCTCCGTAA
- a CDS encoding uncharacterized protein (BUSCO:EOG092D0R62~MEROPS:MER0005436), whose product MSNRHLPAGQNIQAAAGGINGGMDMNGNMGHMGNMGGGPRRKQPQYNMPYHQHREHPHHYPHQQHPQHPQHMMYSNYAPYGHQQYYAMPPHQYQAGGVPAPGYMPYQGYTRSPPPMQQFAPMVGVSIPPSYPRGVPQSPNPTTPYQPPLAPAPGLPHTPSSTHSTQLLPPHTPTTPQTPQSVQPAPVVPTPPAQETALAPSPAPAPTTAPVAAAEPREPFRPPLPWLSHPDVEFPVRTSRTKRQRKPLVAGDKAVSLPTGQHDVAGEQGSQKPAPPAQDEPSTQAPAPKQKGDPSAETSGVSKSKETTKDSTATNVSTTRPAAPAIPVVPVLPKHGPKPETASQEKANEDAVKPNDQDIVAANPDEASPDGTNDAPAPAVKAPPTSWANLFAKPSARAPVDGSGVNGANGVNGDSADANNFPGSAFSKSNVNSLAEAIQSYAVENNGKLDFLEPRGLINTGNMCYMNSVLQVLMFCVPFYDLLDQVGKRAAHSFKSETPLIDALIMFMREYRVLKSSSSVEQLNRNLKSEDLERYGEPFTPEFVYDAIRQLSRFDSMRRGHQQDAEEFLGFLLQSLDDECTHVMKDLSIAAEEVPSSNTSTGGSVAASDDWLEVGRKQRAAVSRLSGHNTSTPITKIFGGLLRSEFRVPGLKDSITTERYQPLQLDIQSPDVRNVVDALRGLTRPERIQGDFNSPRGKDVVATKQVFIESLPPVLILHLKRFQFDAEGHGTVKIWKKIGYPLELEIPREALSRQKRDSSMPRYKLISVVYHHGKNASGGHYTVDVRRQDGREWIRLDDTVIRRIRPEDVAETGSEEDHKDTRKEATSSVTNNRFGAMNDEDTGDEDGWKQVTAPANGKRWSSVVNGGANGAVKEKSVKDSIKDNKVAYLLFYQRI is encoded by the exons ATGAGTAACCGCCATCTGCCGGCTGGGCAGAACATACAAGCTGCAGCCGGAGGCATCAACGGCGGCATGGATATGAACGGAAACATGGGACACATGGGCAACATGGGCGGTGGCCCTCGGAGGAAGCAGCCGCAGTACAACATGCCCTACCACCAGCACCGAGAGCATCCTCACCATTATCCGCATCAGCAACATCCGCAGCACCCTCAGCACATGATGTACTCCAACTATGCGCCATACGGCCACCAGCAATACTACGCCATGCCGCCGCACCAGTACCAGGCCGGAGGTGTCCCGGCTCCTGGATACATGCCTTACCAGGGCTACACTaggtcgccgccgccgatgcAGCAGTTTGCCCCGATGGTGGGCGTCAGCATCCCACCGAGCTACCCCCGAGGCGTTCCGCAGTCGCCCAACCCGACCACGCCGTATCAACCTCCGCTTGCTCCCGCCCCCGGCCTGCCTCATACGCCGTCTTCGACACACTCGACGCAATTGCTGCCTCCACATACGCCTACAACTCCCCAGACGCCCCAGAGTGTTCAGCCAGCCCCTGTTGTGCCCACCCCTCCTGCTCAGGAGACAGCTCTagctccatctccagctccagctccgaCTACAGcccctgttgctgctgccgagcCACGCGAGCCGTTTCGACCACCG CTACCCTGGCTGTCACATCCCGATGTTGAATTCCCTGTGAGGACTTCACGAACAAAACGGCAGAGAAAGCCTTTGGTTGCGGGGGACAAGGCGGTATCCCTACCTACGGGGCAGCATGATGTAGCTGGAGAACAAGGCAGCCAGAAGCCTGCTCCCCCTGCCCAAGACGAGCCGAGCACTCAAGCTCCGGCTCCCAAGCAAAAGGGAGATCCTAGTGCAGAAACATCTGGAGTATCAAAATCCAAGGAGACAACCAAGGATTCTACTGCAACCAATGTTTCTACCACGCGCCCAGCTGCGCCCGCCATTCCTGTGGTTCCAGTGCTGCCAAAGCACGGTCCCAAACCTGAGACTGCGAGTCAAGAGAAGGCAAACGAAGATGCTGTCAAGCCTAACGACCAAGACATTGTGGCTGCCAATCCAGATGAGGCCAGCCCTGACGGAACAAACGATGCTCCTGCCCCAGCAGTCAAAGCTCCTCCCACGAGCTGGGCCAATCTATTTGCCAAACCATCAGCACGAGCTCCGGTCGACGGCTCAGGAGTGAATGGTGCCAATGGCGTCAATGGTGATTCGGCAGATGCTAACAATTTCCCCGGCTCTGCCTTTTCCAAGTCAAATGTCAATTCCCTTGCGGAAGCAATCCAGTCATATGCAGTTGAGAACAACGGTAAACTCGACTTCCTTGAGCCACGTGGACTCATCAACACTGGTAATATGTGTTACATGAATTCC GTGCTTCAAGTGCTCATGTTCTGTGTACCTTTTTACGACTTGCTTGATCAAGTTGGCAAGAGGGCTGCTCATAGCTTCAAGAGCGAGACTCCTTTGATTGACGCTTTGATTATGTTTATGAGGGAATATAGGGTTCtcaagtcgtcgtcgtcggttgAGCAGCTGAACCGTAACCTGAAGAGCGAGGACCTCGAGCGCTATGGCGAACCATTTACACCCGAGTTTGTTTATGACGCCATCCGACAACTATCTCGATTTGACAGCATGCGA CGTGGTCATCAACAAGACGCAGAGGAATTTTTGGGCTTCCTTCTTCAGTCCCTCGATGACGAGTGTACACATGTCATGAAAGATCTGTCAATCGCAGCCGAAGAAGTGCCCTCATCCAACACCTCAACCGGTGGATCTGTTGCAGCTTCCGATGATTGGCTTGAGGTCGGCCGCAAGCAACGGGCTGCAGTATCTCGCCTATCAGGCCACAATACTTCGACTCCTATTACCAAGATTTTTGGCGGCCTTTTGAGATCTGAATTTCGCGTGCCCGGGTTGAAAGATTCCATCACCACAGAACGCTACCAGCCTCTCCAATTGGATATTCAGTCACCAGATGTCAGGAATGTTGTTGATGCCCTACGTGGGCTGACCCGGCCAGAGCGCATTCAGGGCGACTTTAACTCGCCACGCGGAAAAGATGTCGTTGCTACCAAGCAAGTCTTCATCGAATCGCTGCCTCCTGTCTTAATTCTCCACCTGAAACGGTTCCAGTTCGACGCTGAAGGCCATGGAACGGTCAAGATCTGGAAGAAGATTGGATATCCTTTGGAGCTTGAAATTCCTCGCGAGGCTTTGTCACGGCAAAAACGCGATAGCTCGATGCCTAGATACAAGCTTATCAGTGTCGTCTACCACCATGGAAAGAACGCCAGCGGTGGTCACTACACGGTAGATGTGAGACGACAGGACGGTCGCGAGTGGATTCGGTTAGACGATACCGTTATTCGACGCATACGTCCTGAGGATGTTGCTGAAACAGGATCTGAAGAAGATCACAAAGACACACGAAAGGAAGCTACCTCGAGTGTCACCAACAACCGATTTGGAGCGATGAATGATGAAGATACTGGTGATGAAGACGGCTGGAAGCAAGTTACGGCGCCAGCCAACGGCAAGCGATGGAGCAGTGTCGTCAATGGCGGGGCTAACGGGGCTGTCAAAGAGAAATCAGTCAAGGACAGCATCAAGGACAACAAGGTGGCATACCTCTTGTTTTACCAGCGTATATAA
- a CDS encoding uncharacterized protein (EggNog:ENOG41), translating into MESWSGRGRAAVREALDHVWEIIDRELQDELGRRAALDAAARNELLKSKLAIIETLEAENKKLRAQLAAMSSNSSPVPANPSNSTESDDTAAGSKTPTASMTTTLPAPISSAAITSPPSSTGSEGNELVKFKMRFNALSDNFKQAVELIRKRKGERDVWMERAKKLENIARVAEEKHGIRILEEPDVNNSGGSRHTHISSDNQTAALEAMPPPATRIIPDSQSITDVEDAQLQSTQGDPDEAETEDLPPLPAPSDDQDPVDIKQEPSSDLPVVVSERSLKRRRVEDDTCTIATVPRIKAEPNNSSPITASEHYQFNIQESIDLDDIAQRITTPRKRKDLDASNAEQEKEEPRLAPHTTPKSGYVWADGLRYSAKNPHRPPVLTPISGNKRVSKSIVDDNPPLPVKDGLAHGIAALAEDGTPYRKHRFEKGSKALPTPNTATKGRLDSLLNTPTSENISAITRTPQNRQPGIASAEDTPLSLMFPEPRALPFDKTLRQTKKRGSLNSEFTTPLNKLDKKGPARDKSPSKRPTSGLRHKPLADLRLDDFKVNPLSNDGQDYAYSEVVRDKDERAGLRGCTDMHCCGKHFRELALSYRPDPPLTAAQRQEEQKLLENYMGERSYRLASMTKAERDETWIEAKTEELANKYGRHRHRFARMQSPPGFWNADFPDTQQLAADREEAQKREKRAIADRYREAMRPGGMWLFRDE; encoded by the exons ATGGAAAGCTGGTCTGGAAGAGGGCGGGCAGCTGTGCGCGAAGCTCTGGATCATGTATGGGAGATCATTGATCGTGAGCTCCAAGATG AGCTCGGGCGAAGGGCAGCTttagatgctgctgcaaggaATGAGCTGCTAAAGAGCAAGCTCGCCATCATTGAAACTCTGGAAGCTGAAAACAAGAAGTTGCGAGCTCAGCTGGCAGCCATGTCCTCAAACTCAAGTCCTGTTCCAGCCAATCCGAGCAATTCAACCGAGAGTGATGACACAGCAGCTGGGTCGAAGACTCCAACTGCGAGTATGACCACTACTCTACCAGCTCCcatctcttcagcagctaTAACGTCTCCCCCAAGCTCCACAGGATCAGAAGGTAACGAGCTCGTAAAGTTCAAAATGAGATTCAATGCCCTTTCAGACAACTTCAAGCAAGCTGTGGAGCTTAttaggaagagaaaaggcgaGCGCGATGTGTGGATGGAACGAGCAAAGAAGTTGGAAAATATTGCTCGAGTagctgaagagaagcatGGAATACGAATTCTTGAGGAACCAGATGTTAATAACTCTGGTGGATCACGCCACACACATATCAGTTCAGACAACCAAACTGCTGCTCTTGAAGCCATGCCACCGCCTGCTACTCGGATAATTCCTGATAGTCAGTCAATTACCGATGTGGAAGATGCGCAGCTACAATCTACTCAAGGAGATCCTGATGAAGCAGAGACTGAAGATCTACCGCCTCTACCAGCACCTAGCGACGATCAGGATCCAGTAGATATCAAACAGGAACCATCTTCCGATCTTCCGGTGGTGGTGTCAGAAAGATCGTTGAAGCGGAGAAGAGTTGAAGACGACACATGCACAATTGCCACAGTCCCAAGAATTAAGGCTGAGCCAAATAATTCTAGCCCGATTACTGCATCTGAACACTATCAGTTTAACATCCAGGAGAGCATTGATCTTGACGATATAGCGCAGAGGATAACCACCCCACGAAAACGCAAAGATCTGGACGCTTCGAATGCCGagcaggaaaaagaagagccgAGATTAGCTCCTCACACAACTCCAAAGTCTGGCTACGTATGGGCAGATGGGCTGCGATACTCAGCCAAGAATCCCCACAGGCCGCCTGTGCTTACTCCCATCAGTGGTAATAAGAGAGTGTCGAAAAGCATTGTTGATGATAATCCCCCCCTACCTGTGAAAGATGGATTAGCCCACGGCATTGCAGCATTGGCGGAAGATGGCACTCCTTATAGAAAGCATAGATTTGAAAAGGGTTCAAAAGCTTTGCCTACGCCCAACACAGCTACTAAGGGTCGGCTGGATTCGCTGTTGAACACCCCAACTTCGGAGAATATATCAGCCATTACTCGAACTCCGCAAAATCGCCAGCCAGGTATTGCTTCAGCTGAAGACACGCCTCTTAGCCTCATGTTCCCCGAGCCTAGAGCCCTGCCCTTTGACAAGACTCTGCGACAGACCAAGAAGCGTGGCAGTTTGAATTCGGAATTCACAACACCTTTGAACAAATTGGATAAGAAAGGTCCTGCTCGAGATAAGTCTCCTAGCAAAAGACCGACATCAGGTCTCCGTCATAAGCCTCTGGCCGATCTTCGACTCGATGACTTCAAGGTCAATCCCTTGTCAAACGATGGCCAAGACTATGCTTATTCGGAAGTCGTCAGAGACAAGGATGAGAGGGCAGGCCTTCGAGGATGTACAGATATGCACTGCTGCGGGAAGCATTTTCGAGAACTGGCTCTATCATATCGGCCAGATCCACCGTTGACAGCAGCACAGCgacaagaagagcagaagctACTAGAGAATTACATGGGCGAACGTTCATACCGACTAGCATCCATGACCAAGGCTGAAAGAGACGAAACGTGGATCGAAGCCAAGACAGAAGAATTGGCCAACAAATACGGCAGACATAGACACCGCTTCGCTCGCATGCAGTCTCCCCCGGGATTTTGGAATGCCGACTTTCCAGATACACAGCAGCTGGCGGCTGACAGGGAAGAGgcgcaaaagagagagaagcgcGCAATCGCAGATCGATATAGAGAGGCTATGCGTCCTGGTGGCATGTGGCTATTCAGAGACGAATAG
- a CDS encoding uncharacterized protein (EggNog:ENOG41) — MDAYAMYPVSLSKQSSSRIYQDLWATRLHSLVQLASDHSLGRAVTMDSFKQLRKISPGSKPHVGIVGAGLSGLRCADILLQHGFQVTIIEGRSRIGGRLCQARLGNGHLVDMGPNWIHGTDDNPMLDLAKQTGTAVGTWDVASYVFNESGDLLPVTEGEKYSSLVWDIIQDAFVHSNKSSADIDEKLSLLDFFKEKVVEKIPESEDDFQKKREMVLKMSEMWGTFIGSPVGQQSLKFFWLEECIEGENLFCAGTYEKILQEVSRPALSSATIKLDSIVDKISCRTDPNDETRVQLKSGQTLAFDELVITCPLGWLKQNLAAFDPPLPSVLTKAIGSIGYGCLEKVYISFPKAFWLPAEGEGRRVHGFAQWIAPEYHAENARGWNQELVELASIAPEAAHPTLLFYIYGEQSEYLTAKVAEIDGQEKKDAFLLEFFKPYYSRLPQYSEGSADCQPVCCLATDWVRDELAGYGSYSNFQVGLSNGDEDIKTMRRGLPEHGLWLAGEHTAPFVALGTATGAYWSGESVGKRIVEAYDMPKQKESLDAAP; from the exons ATGGACGCTTATGCAATGTATCCAGTTAGTCTCTCGAAACAAAGTTCATCCAGAATATACCAGGATCTCTGGGCAACACGACTCCACAGCCTGGTGCAGCTGGCATCGGATCATTCGCTAGGTAGAGCCGTGACCATGGACAGTTTCAAGCAG CTCAGAAAAATTAGCCCGGGCTCAAAACCGCACGTAGGCATCGTCGGCGCAGGACTGTCTGGCCTCCGGTGCGCAGATATCCTGCTACAACATGGATTCCAAGTAACAATCATCGAGGGCCGTAGTCGAATCGGCGGTAGGCTTTGCCAAGCGAGGCTCGGAAATGGCCATTTGGTTGATATGGGACCCAACTGGATACACGGCACTGATGACAACCCTATGCTGGATCTGGCCAAACAAACGGGGACAGCCGTTGGAACTTGGGATGTAGCGTCTTACGTGTTTAACGAGTCTGGGGATTTGTTACCGGTaacagaaggagaaaaatacTCTTCCCTGGTGTGGGATATCATTCAAGATGCATTCGTGCATTCGAACAAATCCTCTGCAGATATCGACGAGAAACTTAGCTTGTTGGATTTCTTCAAAGAAAAGGTGGTGGAAAAGATACCCGAATCTGAGGACGATTtccagaaaaagagagaaatggtTTTGAAGATGTCTGAGATGTGGGGTACTTTTATCGGCAGCCCCGTTGGCCAACAGAGCTTGAAGTTCTTTTGGCTCGAGGAATGCATCGAAGGGG AGAATCTCTTTTGCGCCGGCACATACGAAAAAATCCTCCAAGAGGTTTCAAGACCAGCACTTTCTAGTGCCACCATCAAACTGGACTCCATCGTCGACAAGATATCGTGCCGGACAGATCCAAATGATGAGACTCGAGTGCAGCTGAAGAGCGGACAGACTTTGGCGTTTGACGAACTGGTTATCACATGTCCTCTAGGGTGGCTGAAACAAAATCTCGCCGCATTCGACCCTCCCCTGCCGTCGGTCCTAACAAAGGCGATTGGCTCCATTGGCTATGGGTGTCTTGAAAAG GTCTACATTAGCTTCCCCAAGGCATTCTGGCTCCCAGCCGAAGGCGAGGGCCGCAGAGTACATGGCTTTGCCCAATGGATAGCGCCCGAATATCACGCTGAGAATGCTCGCGGGTGGAATCAGGAATTGGTCGAGCTGGCCAGCATTGCACCTGAGGCAGCTCACCCAACGCTGCTCTTTTACATTTACGGCGAGCAGTCGGAGTACCTGACAGCCAAGGTGGCTGAGATTGAcggacaagagaagaaggacgctTTCCTGCTGGAATTCTTCAAACCTTATTACTCCAGGCTGCCGCAGTACTCCGAAGGCTCAGCAGACTGCCAGCCCGTCTGCTGTCTCGCAACCGATTGGGTGCGTGACGAGCTTGCCGGCTACGGTAGCTACAGTAATTTCCAGGTCGGCCTATCCAACGGAGATGAGGACATCAAAACTATGAGGCGCGGTCTGCCGGAACACGGCCTGTGGTTGGCGGGAGAACACACGGCGCCGTTTGTTGCGCTGGGGACGGCAACTGGGGCGTATTGGAGCGGCGAGTCGGTCGGGAAGAGGATCGTGGAGGCCTACGACATGCCGAAGCAGAAAGAGTCATTGGACGCAGCTCCGTAA